A genomic segment from Saccharomyces eubayanus strain FM1318 chromosome IX, whole genome shotgun sequence encodes:
- the PCL7 gene encoding Pcl7p, which yields MGLSPLPRKATTSPIDIPGGDRHGHIIEPHSHSLKTDPLSSNNSSLVSKTSTNLSLESPFSSKSLLDCPPAQPIKDSRDSQGGNRNMEEETITGDSESVLNIVDFPTDELILMVSALLNKIVKANDETTDPSQQLVEDDEDELLAPVLAFYGKNVPEIAVVQYLERIQKYCPTTNDIFLSLLVYFDRISKNYGSSPDRNDHVKQMFVMDSGNIHRLLITGITICTKFMSDFFYSNSRYAKVGGISLQELNHLELQFLVLCDFKLLVSREEMQKYADLLYKFGNDQ from the coding sequence ATGGGATTGAGTCCACTACCAAGAAAAGCGACCACGTCGCCTATCGACATACCAGGTGGCGATAGACACGGCCACATAATCGAGCCGCATTCACACAGTCTTAAGACCGACCCGTTATCAAGTAACAATAGTAGTCTCGTATCCAAAACTTCCACCAATCTGAGCTTAGAGAGCCCTTTCTCTTCGAAGTCTTTACTAGACTGCCCCCCTGCGCAACCGATAAAGGACTCTCGAGATTCACAAGGTGGTAACCGTAATATGGAAGAGGAAACTATTACAGGAGATAGCGAAAGTGTCTTAAACATAGTAGATTTCCCCACGGATGAGCTCATACTAATGGTAAGTGCGTTGTTGAACAAAATTGTGAAGGCCAACGATGAAACTACAGATCCCTCACAACAACTAGtagaagacgatgaagacgaacTCTTGGCTCCCGTTTTGGCATTTTATGGGAAAAACGTCCCTGAGATCGCCGTGGTCCAGTACTTGGagagaattcaaaaatactGTCCCACCACAAATGAcatctttctttccttacTAGTGTATTTCGATAGAATATCCAAAAATTATGGGTCCAGTCCTGACCGAAATGACCATGTAAAGCAAATGTTCGTTATGGACTCCGGAAATATCCACAGATTGCTCATTACGGGTATAACGATATGCACGAAATTCATGAGCGACTTTTTTTATAGCAACTCTCGGTACGCCAAGGTCGGAGGAATTTCCTTGCAAGAATTGAATCACTTGGAATTGCAATTCCTAGTCCTGTGCGACTTCAAATTACTAGTCTCGAGGGAAGAAATGCAGAAATATGCAGACTTGTTATATAAATTCGGGAACGACCAGTAG
- the GPP1 gene encoding glycerol-1-phosphatase RHR2 gives MKRFNILKSFIRIPKANLHTTKMPLTTKPLSLKINAALFDVDGTIIISQPAIAAFWRDFGKDKPYFDAEHVIHISHGWRTYDAIAKFAPDFADEEYVNKLEGEIPEKYGEHSIEVPGAVKLCNALNALPKEKWAVATSGTRDMAKKWFDILNIKRPEYFITANDVKQGKPHPEPYLKGRNGLGFPINEKDPSKSKVVVFEDAPAGIAAGKAAGCKIVGIATTFDLDFLKEKGCDIIVKNHDSIRVGEYNAETDEVELIFDDYLYAKDDLLKW, from the coding sequence ATGAAACGttttaatatattaaaGTCTTTTATTAGAATACCAAAAGCAAATCTACATACAACGAAAATGCCTTTGACCACAAAACCattgtctttgaaaattaaCGCCGCTCTATTTGATGTTGACGGTaccatcatcatctccCAACCAGCCATTGCTGCTTTCTGGAGAGACTTCGGTAAGGACAAGCCATACTTCGACGCCGAACACGTTATCCACATCTCTCACGGTTGGAGAACCTACGACGCCATCGCCAAGTTTGCTCCAGACTTCGCCGATGAAGAATACGTCAACAAGCTAGAAGGTGAAATCCCAGAAAAGTACGGTGAACACTCCATTGAAGTTCCAGGTGCTGTGAAGTTGTGTAACGCTTTGAACGCTTTgccaaaggaaaaatggGCTGTCGCCACCTCTGGTACCCGTGACATGGCCAAGAAGTGGTTCGACATCTTGAACATCAAGAGACCAGAATACTTCATCACCGCCAACGATGTCAAGCAAGGTAAGCCTCATCCAGAACCATACTTGAAGGGTAGAAACGGTTTGGGTTTCCCAATCAACGAAAAAGACCCATCCAAGTCCAAGGTCGTCGTCTTTGAAGACGCTCCAGCTGGTATTGCCGCCGGTAAGGCCGCTGGTTGTAAGATCGTCGGTATCGCTACCACTTTCGATTTGGACTTCTTGAAGGAAAAGGGTTGTGACATCATTGTCAAGAACCACGACTCCATCAGAGTCGGTGAATACAACGCCGAAACTGATGAAGTCGAATTGATCTTTGATGACTACTTATACGCTAAGGATGACTTGTTGAAGTGGTAA
- the SYG1 gene encoding Syg1p, producing the protein MKFADHLTESAIPEWRDKYIDYKVGKKKLKRYKDKLTAEEQRSSSGRSWTPPVSLYQTEAQRRIPSADYRTGQVSKKEYSGLQREFVSEFIEDWLIAFQLRKCNEFYLWLLKECDKKFEVLESQLHYYLLQKNYERDVLNRSTSSVDISSSLYQAGSGNVDGGYGSMAGAQDTTPPRLSPLAYCRKVLKDNRLLPSWPKRGFSLLHDVTQDSSSRGRETFAFGASFLDTMTMTQARNLLSNAIIEYYLYLQLVKSFRDINVTGFRKMVKKFDKACYTKELPSFMSYARANYTLFKHADANVQLVAQQMQQITSSQPATTAELSSAQRDKEPITWLETQISEWYTTALTNTPKDKKHNTHKLKKLTIQYSISEQMVHRNNRSIVQMFVVGLGIGISMALITFTLYRAISSDQASFTHKILFPLWGGWYMVMLIAFLFLVNCYIWHKTGINYRFIMLGEIQSKNGTQFFNNDFATSKIPLKMYFLTFFILSCAVCSMLSFALERLTPMGFIYIGIVFFLFVCPSGLIPYWDKVVHTRKWLVVTLIRLMMSGFFPVEFGDFFLGDIICSLTYSISDIAMFFCVYSQTPNNLCGSSHSIAMGALSCLPSYWRFMQCLRRFADSGDWFPHLLNAAKYTLGIAYNATLCAYRLSDHSDKRRTPFIVFATLNSLLTSAWDLVMDWSVAHNTTSYNWLLRDDLYLAGKKNWEDGSYSFRRKLVYYFAMVWDILIRFEWIVYAIAPQTIQQSAVTSFILATLEVIRRFVWIIFRVENEHVANVHLFRVTGDAPLPYPISQVGDDTESSELGSKYLSSINDIPITPSRDNDPHNVEEPAPAYRGTFRRRSSVFENISRTIPWAHATDFQRPTVNTVDDRSPETDSESEMDSVM; encoded by the coding sequence ATGAAATTCGCTGACCATCTGACCGAATCTGCCATCCCGGAGTGGAGGGACAAGTACATTGACTACAAGGTCGGCAAGAAGAAGCTCAAGCGCTACAAGGATAAGCTGACCGCGGAGGAACAGCGGTCCAGCTCCGGTCGGAGCTGGACCCCTCCCGTGTCGCTGTACCAGACGGAGGCCCAGCGGAGGATTCCGTCTGCCGACTACCGTACCGGGCAAGTGAGCAAGAAGGAATACTCTGGGCTGCAGCGGGAGTTCGTATCCGAGTTCATCGAGGACTGGCTGATCGCGTTCCAGCTGAGAAAGTGCAACGAGTTTTACCTCTGGCTGTTGAAGGAGTGTGACAAGAAGTTTGAGGTTTTGGAGTCGCAGCTGCACTACTACTTGCTGCAAAAAAACTATGAGCGCGACGTGTTGAACAGGTCCACCTCCAGCGTCGACATTTCCTCGAGCCTGTACCAGGCAGGATCCGGCAACGTTGATGGCGGGTACGGCTCGATGGCGGGTGCCCAGGACACGACTCCGCCACGGCTATCGCCACTTGCGTATTGCCGCAAGGTCCTGAAGGACAACCGGTTGCTACCCTCGTGGCCCAAGCGAGGATTCTCATTGCTGCACGACGTGACGCAGGACTCGTCGTCCAGGGGCCGTGAGACGTTTGCCTTCGGAGCGTCGTTCTTGGACACCATGACCATGACGCAGGCCCGGAACCTGTTGAGCAACGCCATCATCGAGTACTACCTGTACTTGCAGTTGGTTAAGTCGTTCCGTGATATCAACGTGACCGGGTTCCGTAAGATGGTCAAGAAGTTCGACAAGGCGTGCTACACTAAGGAGTTGCCCTCGTTCATGTCGTACGCGAGGGCCAACTACACCCTCTTCAAGCACGCGGACGCCAACGTGCAACTGGTTGCGCAACAGATGCAACAGATAACCAGCTCCCAGCCGGCAACGACCGCGGAGCTGTCCTCTGCCCAAAGAGACAAGGAGCCCATCACTTGGCTGGAAACTCAGATCAGCGAGTGGTACACCACCGCATTGACCAACACCCCGAAGGACAAGAAGCATAACACCCAcaagttgaagaagctgaCCATCCAGTACTCCATATCCGAGCAAATGGTCCATAGAAACAACAGGTCCATCGTGCAGATGTTCGTTGTTGGCCTGGGCATCGGTATCTCGATGGCTCTGATCACTTTCACCTTGTATCGGGCCATTAGCTCCGATCAGGCTTCCTTCACGCACAAGATCTTGTTCCCGCTGTGGGGCGGTTGGTACATGGTCATGTTGATCGCGTTCCTGTTCCTTGTGAATTGTTACATCTGGCATAAAACCGGAATTAATTATAGATTTATTATGCTGGGTGAGATTCAATCCAAGAACGGTACACAATTCTTTAACAATGATTTTGCCACGAGCAAAATCCCTCTCAAAATGTATTTCttgacttttttcattttgtcCTGTGCGGTTTGTTCCATGTTGAGTTTTGCATTGGAAAGACTTACTCCCATGGGGTTTATATACATTGGTATCGTGTTTTTCCTGTTTGTTTGCCCCTCTGGTCTCATCCCATACTGGGATAAAGTCGTACATACGAGAAAATGGCTAGTAGTGACTCTTATCAGACTGATGATGTCTGGTTTCTTCCCCGTCGAGTTTGGTGATTTCTTCCTGGGTGATATCATCTGTTCGCTAACCTACTCCATTTCCGATATCGCCATGTTTTTCTGTGTTTACTCGCAAACCCCCAACAATCTATGCGGCTCTTCCCATTCCATAGCAATGGGTGCCTTGTCTTGCCTACCAAGTTATTGGAGATTCATGCAGTGTTTGCGAAGATTCGCCGACTCTGGTGACTGGTTCCCACATCTTTTAAATGCCGCTAAATACACTTTAGGTATCGCGTACAATGCCACTCTTTGTGCTTACAGATTGTCTGATCATTCagacaaaagaagaacaccCTTCATTGTGTTTGCCACGTTGAATTCGCTCCTCACTTCCGCTTGGGATCTTGTCATGGATTGGTCCGTTGCTCATAACACCACATCTTACAATTGGTTGCTAAGAGACGACTTATATTTAGCCGGTAAGAAAAACTGGGAAGACGGGAGCTATTCATTCAGAAGGAAACtggtttattattttgctATGGTCTGGGATATCCTCATTAGATTCGAATGGATTGTGTATGCAATTGCCCCTCAAACGATTCAACAAAGTGCCGTGACGTCATTTATTTTGGCTACTTTGGAAGTTATTAGAAGATTTGTTTGGATCATCTTTAGAGTCGAAAATGAACATGTCGCTAACGTCCATCTATTCAGAGTCACCGGTGATGCTCCCTTACCTTATCCAATCTCGCAAGTTGGTGATGATACTGAAAGTAGTGAACTGGGTTCCAAATATTTGTCATCGATAAATGATATACCTATTACGCCCTCACGTGATAACGATCCGCACAACGTCGAAGAACCCGCACCCGCATACCGTGGGACCTTCAGGAGAAGGTCTTCtgtatttgaaaacatcTCAAGAACAATTCCCTGGGCTCATGCAACTGACTTTCAAAGGCCAACAGTTAATACTGTGGATGACAGATCACCTGAAACGGACAGTGAAAGTGAGATGGATAGTGTGATGTGA
- the VHR1 gene encoding Vhr1p: MNGPPTFTQYRINKSSGNGATHKIRELLNFNDEKKWKLFSSRRLELIDKFQLSQYKASEQDQNIKQIATILRTEFGYPVSCSKEFEKLVTAAVQSVRRNRKRSKKRYALSIANGNGGNGNISSSNSTSDDEISPSIYHHTNSEFLPSSNQTTDFQYPGKFQPLMSHQNNSGRILPNVYPQMDPSPPVTSTQQKYNDIVTMLVHDLVTNAVPLSEQALKDPYIGPNLSHFAMSSLSQQPNVATSIPIDSTVPFFLREKLLLQIQRSRTCQDISQAAGSIDLYANLEILGEMSIRMSIAFVIERFFSNLVSSSMKYITSKTCSPENLALLSQRLFGSATRHNLSHFPAAQVQLRLLYLVIGGIVKDFGFDPTLYPLSEIIHHIVMVQYPLANSCATAPPPSSSNKRVKRSPPTVPSDIMMNNNTLSNRATLLTTLPMKPQSANKDVNRRVIIRFNDREQAFTFHQLSNGPPTVSEILENCKNLFNIINKNKNFGIFHNDNLLNDETLARLFDSFSTNEIGLEIRDISSIPLQDNSMPLPIQLPKMACLGENPPIPLVSPENDDPKKSSLTAFDNIINRISKSPLNEDNPIPTANISITASANNNNNHNEPVPVPSVTKNKNSFQNGNLPQPVFQPLL; encoded by the coding sequence ATGAACGGTCCTCCTACTTTTACCCAGTATAGAATAAACAAGTCTTCTGGGAATGGGGCTACCCACAAGATCAGGGAGCTACTGAACTTCaacgatgaaaaaaaatggaaactgTTTTCGAGCAGAAGACTGGAGTTGATAGACAAATTTCAGCTAAGCCAATACAAGGCAAGCGAACAAGACCAGAACATCAAGCAGATCGCCACCATATTAAGGACCGAGTTCGGATACCCTGTGAGTTGCTCCAAGGAATTTGAGAAGTTGGTAACCGCCGCAGTGCAATCCGTGAGGAGAAACAGAAAGCGGTCAAAGAAGCGTTACGCCTTGAGTATAGCCAACGGTAACGGCGGCAACGGTAACATCTCTTCGTCGAATTCTACTTCCGACGATGAGATTTCTCCGTCCATTTACCACCACACCAATTCTGAGTTTTTACCTTCTTCCAACCAAACTACAGATTTCCAGTATCCAGGAAAGTTTCAACCTCTAATGAGTCATCAGAACAATAGCGGGCGCATTCTGCCAAACGTGTATCCGCAAATGGACCCTTCGCCGCCGGTCACTTCGACTCAGCAGAAATACAACGATATAGTCACTATGCTAGTGCATGACCTCGTTACGAATGCTGTGCCACTGTCGGAACAAGCTCTCAAGGACCCGTACATTGGGCCGAACTTGTCTCATTTCGCTATGTCTTCGCTCAGCCAGCAGCCCAATGTTGCCACCAGCATCCCCATAGATTCCACCGTGCCCTTCTTCCTGAGGGAAAAACTACTGCTACAGATACAAAGATCAAGAACTTGCCAAGACATTTCGCAAGCCGCAGGGTCCATCGACCTTTACGCAAATCTCGAGATCCTGGGCGAAATGTCAATTCGAATGTCCATCGCATTCGTCATCGAgcgtttcttttccaacctggtatcttcatcaatgaaaTACATCACTTCCAAGACCTGCTCTCCTGAAAACTTGGCCCTATTGTCCCAAAGACTGTTTGGCTCCGCTACAAGACATAATTTATCTCACTTCCCCGCGGCCCAGGTTCAGCTGAGATTGCTGTATTTGGTTATTGGTGGCATTGTCAAGGATTTCGGGTTCGACCCCACTCTTTATCCCTTGAGTGAAATCATTCACCACATAGTAATGGTCCAATACCCTTTGGCTAACTCATGCGCGACAGCTCCTCcaccttcttcatctaATAAAAGAGTCAAGAGGAGTCCTCCCACCGTCCCCAGTGACATAATGATGAACAATAACACATTGTCGAATAGAGCCACGCTCTTAACCACGCTGCCCATGAAGCCTCAATCTGCCAATAAAGATGTCAACCGTCGGGTGATCATAAGATTCAATGATCGCGAGCAAGCCTTCACGTTCCACCAGTTGAGTAATGGCCCACCCACTGTGTCTGAAATACTGGAAAACTGTAAGAATTTATTtaatataataaacaaaaacaagaatttCGGTATTTTCCATAACGACAACCTACTAAACGATGAAACTTTAGCGAGATTATTCGATTCATTTTCCACAAATGAGATTGGTTTGGAGATTAGAGACATTTCTTCCATCCCCTTACAAGATAATAGCATGCCGCTACCCATCCAACTACCCAAAATGGCATGCTTAGGGGAAAACCCCCCCATTCCGTTGGTATCACCTGAGAACGACGATCCGAAAAAATCAAGCTTAACTGCCTTTGATAACATCATTAACAGAATCTCTAAATCACCATTGAATGAAGATAACCCTATTCCTACTGCAAACATTAGCATCACTGCCAGTgcaaataataataataatcatAATGAACCTGTACCTGTACCATCCGtcaccaaaaataaaaactcttttcaaaatggcAATCTGCCCCAGCCGGTTTTCCAGCCATTACTGTGA
- the NEO1 gene encoding aminophospholipid-translocating P4-type ATPase NEO1: MPNPPSFKSHKQNIFNSNNNQHRNSVDSFDLHLDDSFDAALDNLQIDNNPEPLSKHNTVGDRESFEMRTVDDFSNLSTDSHRKSSNTDTRPLMYDNRLSQDDSFKFTNIASSPSPSSNNFFSKALSFLKMSTSKNWSKFGSPIELGDQHVEREIHPDTTPVYDRNRYASNEVSNAKYNAVTFVPTLLYEQFKFFYNLYFLVVALSQAVPALRIGYLSSYIVPLAFVLTVTMVKEAIDDIQRRRRDRESNNELYHVITRNRSIPSKDLKVGDLIKVHKGDRIPADLILLQSSEPSGESFIKTDQLDGETDWKLRVACPLTQNLSENDLINRISITASAPEKSIHEFLGKVTYKDSTSNPLSVDNTLWANTVLASSGFCIGCVIYTGRDTRQAMNTTSAKVKTGLLELEINSISKILCVCVFALSILLVAFAGFHNDDWYVDIMRYLILFSTIIPVSLRVNLDLAKTVYAHQIEHDKTIPETIVRTSTIPEDLGRIEYLLSDKTGTLTQNDMELKKIHLGTVSYTSETLDIVSDYVQSLVDSKTDSLNNSKIPLSTARKDMPSRVRDMVIALAICHNVTPTFEDDELTYQAASPDEIAIVKFTESVGLSLFKRDRHSISLLHEHSGKTLNYEILQVFPFNSDSKRMGIIVRDEQQGEYWFMQKGADTVMAKIVESNDWLEEETGNMAREGLRTLVIGRKKLNKKIYEQFQKEYKDASLSMLNRDQQMGQVIGKYLEHDLELLGLTGVEDKLQKDVKSSIELLRNAGIKIWMLTGDKVETARCVSISAKLISRGQYVHTITKVTRPEGAFNQLEYLKINKNACLLIDGESLAMFLKHYEQEFFDVVVHLPTVIACRCTPQQKADVALVIRRITGKRVCCIGDGGNDVSMIQCADVGVGIVGKEGKQASLAADFSITQFCHLTELLLWHGRNSYKRSAKLAQFVMHRGLIIAICQAVYSVCSLFEPIALYQGWLMVGYATCYTMAPVFSLTLDHDIEESLTKIYPELYKELTEGKSLSYKTFFVWVLLSLFQGSVIQLFSQTFTSLYENDFVKMVAISFTALILNELIMVALEIYTWNKTMFFTEIATLLFYVASVPFLGDYFDLSFMTTVKFYAELLVILLISVFPVWTAKAIYRRLHPPSYAKVQEFATP, from the coding sequence ATGCCTAACCCTCCTTCATTTAAGTCACATAAGCAAAATATATTCAACTCCAACAACAATCAGCACAGAAATAGTGTAGATTCATTCGACTTACATCTCGACGATTCATTTGACGCTGCCTTAGACAATTTACAAATCGACAATAATCCAGAACCACTAAGTAAGCACAATACTGTTGGAGACAGAGaaagttttgaaatgaGAACGGTAGACGACTTTTCGAATCTGTCTACAGATTCACATCGTAAGTCTTCAAATACAGATACCCGTCCTTTAATGTACGACAATCGCCTCTCGCAGGACGATAGTTTCAAATTTACTAATATTGCTtcatcaccatcaccatcttcgaataattttttttcaaaagctctctcatttttaaagatgTCGACCTCTAAAAACTGGTCCAAGTTTGGATCTCCCATTGAACTTGGCGATCAACACgtagaaagagaaatacaCCCAGATACAACGCCTGTATATGATAGAAATAGATATGCGTCCAACGAAGTATCCAATGCGAAATATAATGCTGTGACATTTGTGCCAACTCTATTGTATGAGCagtttaaatttttttataactTATACTTTTTGGTGGTCGCATTATCGCAAGCCGTTCCTGCGTTAAGAATAGGGTATCTATCATCATATATAGTACCACTAGCGTTTGTGCTGACGGTTACAATGGTAAAGGAAGCTATAGATGAtatacaaagaagaagacgtGATAGAGAATCCAACAATGAACTATACCATGTAATAACAAGAAACCGTTCTATTCCAAGTAAAGATCTAAAAGTTGGAGATCTCATAAAAGTTCATAAAGGTGATCGTATTCCTGCTGACTTAATCCTTCTGCAATCTAGCGAACCATCTGGGGAATCATTCATAAAGACCGATCAATTAGATGGTGAAACTGACTGGAAGTTACGTGTTGCGTGCCCTCTAACCCAAAATCTGTCCGAAAATGATTTGATCAACAGAATTAGTATAACGGCTTCTGCACCTGAGAAATCCATTCACGAATTCTTGGGTAAAGTCACGTACAAGGACTCCACTTCAAACCCTTTATCTGTTGACAACACTCTCTGGGCAAACACTGTTTTAGCTTCTAGCGGATTTTGTATTGGCTGCGTTATCTATACGGGTAGAGATACTAGACAAGCTATGAATACAACTTCAGCCAAAGTTAAAACTGGCTTGCTAGAGCTGGAAATCAATAGTATTTCCAAGATTCTTTGTGTGTGTGTTTTCGCCCTGTCTATTCTTTTGGTCGCATTTGCTGGTTTCCACAATGACGATTGGTATGTCGACATTATGAGATATCTGATCTTGTTTTCCACCATTATTCCCGTGTCCTTAAGAGTTAACCTGGATTTAGCCAAGACTGTTTATGCTCACCAAATCGAACACGATAAAACTATTCCTGAAACGATCGTAAGAACAAGTACAATTCCTGAGGATTTAGGTCGTATTGAATACCTTTTAAGTGACAAAACAGGTACGCTTACTCAGAATGATAtggaactgaaaaaaattcaccTAGGAACTGTATCATACACATCAGAAACATTAGACATTGTGTCCGACTATGTTCAGTCTTTGGTAGATTCTAAAACTGACTCTTTGAATAATTCTAAAATTCCTCTATCAAcagcaagaaaagacaTGCCCTCACGTGTACGTGATATGGTTATTGCATTAGCAATCTGTCACAATGTCACACCcacttttgaagatgatgaactAACCTATCAAGCAGCATCACCGGATGAAATCGCTATCGTTAAATTTACCGAATCTGTCGGattgtctcttttcaaaagagatCGTCATTCGATCTCTCTGTTACATGAACATTCTGGGAAAACTTTAAATtatgaaattttacaaGTTTTCCCTTTCAATTCGGATTCCAAACGTATGGGTATAATTGTTCGTGATGAACAACAGGGTGAATACTGGTTTATGCAAAAGGGTGCCGATACAGTAATGGCAAAAATTGTAGAAAGTAATGACTGGCTAGAGGAAGAAACAGGGAACATGGCTCGTGAAGGTTTACGTACTCTGGTTATCGGCCgtaaaaaattaaacaagaaaatttatgaacaattccaaaaagaatacaagGACGCTTCTTTATCAATGCTAAACCGTGATCAGCAAATGGGTCAAGTTATTGGTAAATATCTGGAACATGACCTTGAGTTATTGGGTCTGACCGGTGTGGAGGATAAATTACAGAAGGATGTGAAATCTTCCATCGAATTACTTAGAAACGCCGGTATTAAAATTTGGATGTTGACAGGAGATAAAGTAGAAACAGCCCGTTGTGTTTCCATAAGCGCAAAATTGATTTCTCGTGGTCAGTACGTTCATACCATAACCAAAGTAACGAGACCGGAAGGTGCATTCAATCAGTTGGAATATCTAAAGATTAATAAAAATGCTTGTCTTCTAATAGATGGTGAATCATTGGCAATGTTTTTAAAGCATTATGAACAAGAGTTCTTTGACGTTGTGGTACATCTGCCAACTGTGATTGCCTGTCGTTGTACACCTCAACAAAAGGCGGATGTTGCTTTGGTAATTCGTAGAATAACGGGTAAAAGAGTGTGTTGTATTGGTGATGGTGGTAATGATGTTAGTATGATTCAATGCGCAGATGTTGGTGTTGGTATTGTGGGTAAAGAAGGTAAACAGGCTTCGTTAGCCGCTGATTTTTCTATAACACAATTTTGTCACCTTACTGAATTGCTATTGTGGCACGGCAGAAACTCGTATAAAAGATCGGCAAAATTGGCTCAGTTTGTTATGCATAGAGGTTTAATTATTGCCATTTGCCAGGCAGTCTATTCCGTTTGTTCATTGTTCGAACCTATTGCACTTTATCAAGGTTGGTTAATGGTTGGTTATGCTACTTGTTATACAATGGCTCCAGTCTTTTCATTAACTCTTGACCATGATATTGAGGAATCGCTAACAAAGATATACCCAGAACTGTACAAAGAATTGACAGAAGGCAAGAGTTTATCGTACAAAACGTTTTTTGTTTGGGTTTTACTTTCATTATTCCAGGGTTCTGTAATTCAATTGTTTTCACAGACTTTTACAAGTCTATATGAGAATGATTTCGTTAAAATGGTTGCTATCAGTTTCACCGCCttaattttgaatgaaCTGATCATGGTTGCTTTAGAAATTTACACGTGGAATAAAACCATGTTTTTTACTGAAATTGCCACTTTGTTGTTTTACGTAGCATCTGTTCCATTCCTAGGTGATTATTTTGATTTAAGTTTTATGACCACCGTAAAATTTTATGCTGAACTCTTGGTGATCCTACTAATTTCGGTCTTCCCTGTCTGGACGGCAAAGGCAATTTATAGAAGACTACATCCTCCAAGTTATGCAAAAGTGCAAGAATTCGCCACGCCGTGA
- the DFG10 gene encoding putative polyprenol reductase, translated as MYPDEEQLILYIVYAYRLSFFIGICSLFIAKVCLPEFLQYGKTYQPKSTSKCLSILDKIKKFTVPKAYFAHFYYLASFLSSITLYFYPKYPIVWIIFGHSLRRLYETLHVLRYTSNSRMNWSHYLVGIWFYSVLLLILNISLYKNTVPSKLNTKAFIIFCIASWDQYRNHCVLAQLVKYSLPSGGMFGLVCCPHYLDEIIIYSTLLPYEQEFYLTLIWVIASLSISALETRNYYRHKFKDDHVTRYAIIPYVL; from the coding sequence ATGTATCCTGATGAAGAACAATTGATACTGTATATAGTATATGCCTATAGACTATCCTTTTTCATTGGTATTTGTTCCCTTTTCATAGCCAAAGTTTGTCTACCAGAATTTTTGCAATATGGTAAAACTTACCAGCCCAAGAGTACTTCAAAGTGCTTRAGTATACTAGAcaagataaaaaagttTACAGTTCCAAAGGCGTACTTTGCCCACTTCTATTATCTGGCCTCTTTCCTGTCGTCAATCACCCTATACTTCTACCCCAAGTACCCTATTGTTTGGATCATTTTCGGCCACTCATTGCGCCGGCTCTACGAAACCCTTCATGTATTGCGTTATACGAGCAATTCCAGGATGAATTGGTCCCATTATCTAGTCGGGATATGGTTCTATTCTGTACTCTTGCTGATTTTAAATATATCATTATACAAGAATACCGTTCCGAGTAAGCTAAACACCAAGGCTTTCATCATATTCTGCATAGCATCTTGGGACCAATATAGAAACCATTGTGTCTTGGCGCAACTGGTCAAATACTCACTGCCCAGCGGGGGGATGTTCGGCCTTGTATGTTGCCCCCATTATCTAGAcgaaattattatttattccACTCTGTTGCCCTACGAACAAGAATTCTATTTAACACTAATTTGGGTCATCGCAAGCTTAAGTATATCGGCATTGGAAACACGGAACTATTACAGAcacaaattcaaagacgaTCACGTAACCCGCTACGCCATCATACCTTACGTACTTTAA
- the MMF1 gene encoding isoleucine biosynthesis protein MMF1 codes for MFLRNSVLRTTPILKRGLTTLTPVSTKLAPPAAASYSQAMKANNFVYVSGQIPYTAENKPVQGSISDKAEQVFQNVKNILAESNSSLNSVVKVNVFLADMKNFAEFNSVYAKHFHTHKPARSCVGVASLPLNVDLEMEVIAVEKN; via the coding sequence ATGTTTCTAAGAAATTCCGTTTTGAGAACCACCCCAATCTTGAAAAGGGGTTTGACAACATTGACCCCGGTCAGCACCAAACTGGCACCACCTGCTGCCGCCTCTTATTCCCAGGCCATGAAGGCGAACAACTTCGTCTACGTGTCTGGTCAAATCCCATATACCGCAGAAAACAAGCCTGTTCAAGGTTCTATCTCTGACAAGGCGGAacaagttttccaaaacgTCAAGAACATCTTGGCTGAAAGCAACTCGTCTTTGAACAGCGTTGTCAAAGTCAACGTTTTCTTAGCTGATATGAAAAACTTTGCTGAATTCAATTCAGTGTATGCCAAACACTTCCACACCCACAAGCCTGCAAGATCATGCGTCGGTGTTGCTTCTTTGCCATTGAACgttgatttggaaatggaaGTCATTGctgttgaaaagaattga